One stretch of Streptomyces peucetius DNA includes these proteins:
- a CDS encoding amino acid adenylation domain-containing protein: MTLQTGAEPNDGRPVASVVDVVSATWAAVLRTGTPETDANFFALGGNSLQGARVISRLRDDLGIQIPLSVLFEHQTVGELAAAVEALGTPVSAAAPTIEPLEQRADGVFHAPTSFVQQRMWVEEHIQGPSPRYSIPSAIEIEGPLDVAALEAAVRALVERHEVFRTTIRAVDGVPQQVVAPDSDVALHTIDLSPEPADRREQILLDRLAASARHPFDIERGPLLRVELYRLEEDWHVLLINLHHIITDVRSFELAVSELLSLYARKGDPSAGARQPSVQYADYAAWQRRTIGDATVDDQLEYWKEQLRAPLPVLDLPTDMPYRDTSSGRGASVTVELPRAVSRRLRELSREHDSTPFMTLLTLLNVLMHRYSGQSDIVIGTPSANRDLPELEGMLGCFLNTLAIRSDLSGDPTLTELLHRVRETALAAYAHQDVPYERVVNAVTVDRSARQGLFRVMLAFQHEIPAPDLPGITVSDVDLGLEAVKFDLVFAVTETEFTYRVSLEYDSDLFVEDTAWRILDHLGVLAADAVADPGKRVSELTVLPEEERRRIAKWSASAHGPYATDLFLHRLFEEQARRTPDAPAVESGTDVLTYRELDALADRLAAELAGCGIGTDDLVGLCAEPSLELMVGILGIIKAGAGYVPLDPIAPADRMAYVVADSGMKVLVATPALREQLPAEVVAGVDVTTVDAKAPGQPGTVPDTPRQPPVEVDSSQLVYLMYTSGTTGRPKGVGLPHRAITPWIQWAQDSRPIGPGVRVVHNLFYHFDWSVEQMFHALTSGACLVMLPGELRADPAATARFIDERAINMLYLTPTQMRGIADTGIAMPSLRHVSMGGENLDAELVARTRKVVSGDCEIWNEYGPTETAGAALVGRMGDEPLERTSMPLGELIANATCAVVDRWENPQPIGVPGELWIGGDGVARGYRNLPGLTAERFTADPANPGRRLYRTGDLVRWLPNGEMEFLGRVDSQVKIRGVRVELEEIESVLRAHPDVANAVVVLEPDQRLVAYLESAPGAPFDEASVRAHLAPKLPIVMQPSVFVRLESIPSSATGKVDRSRLPRPAAAPAPPRPTAVPPSTAMEHLVAAVWTEVLRQDVRSVEADFFEIGGDSFSLLSVVNALRKELALDIPVRAVVDSPTVAGLAAYLESLRWALGSQVAAVDTGGEREVGEL; this comes from the coding sequence ATGACTCTGCAGACCGGGGCCGAACCGAACGACGGCCGGCCAGTCGCCTCCGTGGTGGATGTCGTCTCGGCGACGTGGGCCGCTGTCCTGCGGACCGGAACCCCGGAGACGGACGCCAACTTCTTCGCACTGGGCGGGAACTCGCTCCAGGGAGCCCGGGTGATCAGCAGGCTCCGCGACGATCTTGGCATCCAGATCCCCCTCTCCGTCCTCTTCGAGCACCAGACGGTGGGTGAACTCGCCGCGGCCGTCGAAGCCCTCGGGACGCCGGTCTCCGCCGCCGCGCCGACCATCGAGCCCCTGGAGCAGCGGGCCGATGGGGTGTTTCACGCCCCGACGTCCTTCGTGCAGCAGCGCATGTGGGTGGAGGAGCACATCCAGGGGCCCAGCCCCCGGTACAGCATCCCCTCGGCCATCGAGATCGAGGGGCCGCTCGACGTGGCGGCCCTGGAAGCAGCCGTCCGGGCGCTGGTGGAGCGGCACGAGGTCTTCCGTACCACCATCCGCGCCGTGGACGGTGTGCCCCAGCAGGTCGTGGCACCCGACTCGGACGTGGCCCTGCACACCATCGACCTGAGCCCGGAGCCGGCGGACCGGCGCGAGCAGATCCTCCTGGACCGGCTGGCCGCGTCCGCCCGGCATCCCTTCGACATCGAGCGCGGTCCACTGCTCCGGGTGGAGCTCTACCGGCTGGAGGAGGACTGGCACGTCCTCCTGATCAACCTGCACCACATCATCACGGACGTCCGCTCCTTCGAGCTCGCCGTGTCCGAGCTGCTCAGCCTGTACGCGCGGAAGGGCGACCCGTCCGCCGGGGCGCGGCAGCCGTCGGTGCAGTACGCGGACTACGCCGCGTGGCAGCGCCGCACCATCGGCGACGCCACCGTGGACGACCAGCTGGAGTACTGGAAGGAGCAGTTGCGGGCACCGCTGCCGGTCCTCGACCTGCCCACCGACATGCCCTACCGGGACACCTCCTCCGGACGGGGCGCCTCGGTGACGGTCGAGCTGCCCCGGGCGGTCTCGCGCCGCCTTCGGGAGCTGTCCAGGGAACACGACAGCACACCCTTCATGACGCTGCTCACGCTGCTCAACGTCCTGATGCACAGGTACAGCGGTCAGAGCGACATCGTGATCGGCACACCGAGCGCCAACCGCGATCTGCCCGAGCTGGAAGGGATGCTCGGATGCTTCCTGAACACGCTCGCGATCCGCAGTGACCTGTCCGGTGACCCGACTCTGACGGAGCTCCTCCACCGGGTGCGTGAGACGGCCCTGGCCGCGTACGCCCACCAGGACGTGCCGTACGAGCGTGTGGTCAACGCCGTCACCGTGGACCGGTCCGCCCGTCAGGGTCTGTTCCGCGTGATGCTGGCCTTCCAGCACGAGATCCCGGCTCCGGACCTGCCCGGGATCACGGTGAGCGACGTGGACCTCGGCCTCGAAGCGGTCAAGTTCGACCTGGTGTTCGCCGTGACGGAGACCGAGTTCACCTACCGGGTGTCCTTGGAGTACGACAGCGACCTCTTCGTCGAGGACACGGCCTGGCGCATCCTGGACCACCTGGGCGTCCTGGCCGCCGACGCCGTGGCCGACCCCGGGAAGCGGGTCTCGGAACTCACCGTCCTGCCGGAGGAGGAGCGGCGCCGGATCGCGAAGTGGTCGGCCTCGGCCCACGGCCCCTACGCCACCGACCTGTTCCTGCACCGCCTCTTCGAGGAGCAGGCGCGCAGGACGCCCGACGCGCCGGCCGTGGAGAGCGGTACGGACGTGCTGACCTACCGGGAGCTGGACGCCCTCGCCGACCGGCTGGCGGCCGAGCTCGCGGGCTGCGGCATCGGCACCGACGACCTCGTCGGACTGTGCGCGGAGCCCTCCCTGGAACTGATGGTGGGCATCCTCGGCATCATCAAGGCGGGGGCCGGCTACGTACCGCTGGACCCCATCGCCCCGGCCGACCGCATGGCGTACGTCGTGGCCGACAGCGGTATGAAGGTCCTGGTCGCCACTCCGGCGCTGCGGGAACAGCTGCCGGCCGAGGTAGTCGCCGGTGTGGACGTGACGACCGTGGACGCGAAGGCGCCCGGGCAGCCCGGGACCGTGCCGGACACGCCTCGGCAGCCCCCCGTCGAGGTCGACTCCTCGCAGCTCGTCTACCTCATGTACACGTCCGGGACCACCGGCCGGCCCAAGGGCGTCGGCCTTCCGCACCGGGCGATCACGCCGTGGATCCAGTGGGCGCAGGACAGCCGGCCGATCGGCCCGGGCGTCCGCGTGGTGCACAACCTCTTCTACCACTTCGACTGGTCGGTCGAGCAGATGTTCCACGCCCTGACGAGCGGTGCGTGCCTCGTCATGCTGCCCGGCGAGCTGCGGGCCGACCCGGCTGCCACGGCGCGGTTCATCGACGAGCGCGCGATCAACATGCTCTACCTGACCCCGACCCAGATGCGCGGCATCGCGGACACGGGCATCGCGATGCCCTCCCTGCGTCACGTGTCCATGGGCGGCGAGAACCTGGACGCCGAACTGGTCGCACGGACCCGGAAGGTGGTGTCCGGGGACTGCGAGATCTGGAACGAGTACGGACCGACGGAGACGGCAGGCGCCGCGCTGGTCGGCCGGATGGGCGACGAGCCCCTGGAGCGCACCTCCATGCCCCTGGGCGAGCTGATCGCCAACGCCACCTGCGCGGTTGTGGACCGCTGGGAGAACCCCCAGCCGATCGGCGTCCCGGGTGAGCTGTGGATCGGCGGTGACGGGGTGGCACGGGGATACCGCAACCTGCCCGGCCTGACCGCTGAGCGCTTCACCGCCGACCCCGCGAACCCCGGGCGCCGGCTGTACCGCACCGGCGACCTCGTGAGGTGGCTGCCGAACGGGGAGATGGAGTTCCTCGGACGTGTCGACAGCCAGGTGAAGATCCGCGGTGTGCGCGTCGAACTGGAGGAGATCGAGTCGGTGCTGCGCGCCCATCCCGACGTCGCGAACGCGGTCGTCGTACTGGAGCCCGATCAGCGTCTCGTCGCCTATCTGGAGTCCGCCCCCGGAGCGCCCTTCGACGAGGCTTCGGTACGCGCCCATCTGGCTCCGAAGCTGCCCATCGTCATGCAGCCCTCGGTCTTCGTCCGGCTGGAGTCGATACCCTCCTCGGCGACGGGCAAGGTCGACCGCTCCCGGCTGCCGCGGCCCGCCGCGGCACCGGCCCCGCCGCGACCCACGGCCGTGCCGCCGTCCACCGCGATGGAGCACCTGGTCGCGGCGGTGTGGACGGAGGTCCTGCGACAGGACGTCCGCAGCGTCGAAGCCGACTTCTTCGAGATCGGGGGCGATTCCTTCTCCCTGCTCTCCGTCGTCAACGCCCTCCGCAAGGAGCTCGCCCTGGACATCCCGGTGCGTGCCGTCGTCGACAGCCCGACGGTCGCCGGGCTCGCCGCCTACCTCGAATCCCTGCGCTGGGCGCTCGGGTCCCAGGTGGCGGCCGTCGACACCGGCGGCGAGCGCGAGGTGGGCGAGCTGTGA
- a CDS encoding alpha/beta fold hydrolase, whose amino-acid sequence MKTDVSERRAAVLRAWRATLEAEPASDDENFFDAGGNSILVVELQRRLSAELGHRVPLRQLHDHPTVAGLVGLDVPFPAETPAPSGPQALTLYCLPYAGASARIYDPWRAKLPGTVNVVPLELPGRGSRWSQPPQSRLSVLLEDLAGAMDEARRAPYAVFGHSFGGILAYELVRHVMGQGYPPPVRLLVSACPAPHLATPRESTHDLSDEEFTERLRKLRGTPEELLENEELMELYLPTIRADYTILDAYRAPRTAPLGCPVTAFCGADDHEAGREQMAHWAAYGDGAVDIEEVTGDHFFLRDSEDEFLEKLAPHLRPARHR is encoded by the coding sequence ATGAAGACTGATGTGAGCGAGCGCCGCGCAGCGGTCCTCAGGGCCTGGCGCGCCACGCTCGAAGCCGAACCAGCCTCCGACGACGAGAACTTCTTCGATGCCGGGGGGAATTCGATCCTGGTCGTGGAGCTCCAGCGCAGGCTTTCCGCGGAGCTCGGCCACCGTGTGCCGCTGAGGCAGCTGCACGACCATCCCACCGTCGCCGGCCTCGTCGGCCTCGACGTCCCGTTCCCGGCCGAGACCCCCGCCCCGTCCGGTCCACAGGCCCTGACGCTCTACTGCCTTCCCTACGCCGGGGCATCGGCACGGATCTACGACCCCTGGCGCGCCAAGCTGCCCGGCACGGTAAACGTGGTACCGCTGGAGCTCCCCGGCCGGGGCTCCCGGTGGTCCCAGCCCCCGCAGTCCCGGCTGTCCGTGCTCCTGGAGGACCTCGCCGGTGCGATGGACGAAGCGCGTCGGGCTCCTTACGCCGTGTTCGGCCACAGCTTCGGCGGGATCCTGGCCTACGAGCTCGTGCGGCATGTGATGGGCCAGGGGTACCCGCCGCCCGTTCGCCTCCTCGTCTCGGCATGCCCCGCTCCGCATCTCGCGACCCCACGGGAGAGCACGCACGACCTCTCGGACGAGGAGTTCACTGAGCGGCTGCGAAAGCTGCGCGGGACCCCGGAGGAACTCCTGGAGAACGAGGAGCTCATGGAGCTCTACCTTCCGACGATCCGGGCGGACTACACGATCCTGGACGCCTACCGGGCGCCCCGCACCGCTCCCCTCGGCTGTCCCGTCACGGCGTTCTGCGGCGCCGACGACCACGAGGCCGGCAGGGAGCAGATGGCCCACTGGGCCGCTTACGGCGATGGAGCCGTCGACATCGAGGAAGTCACGGGCGACCACTTCTTCCTCCGGGACTCCGAGGACGAGTTCCTGGAGAAGCTCGCCCCGCACCTCCGCCCCGCCCGCCACAGGTGA
- a CDS encoding CocE/NonD family hydrolase: MTATARGVVDLLLEMRSLNIVLWAEEGRLRFDAPAGVMTDAIRAELVAHKGEIVAFLADADIAERSTVRITMRDGVRLAADVFRPRRRGAVVEEPLPVLWCHERYRRAETVEGGVLTKLDSQPWLKEMLRNEYVVVVVDSRGSGASEGTRRIEFSHEEAEDAFEVTEWIAARPWSSGRVGMYGLSYSGINQLLAAATAPPHLTAILPQMAMFDLYEFLRPGGVFRDDFARNWSDLVRGLDTRAGAAGTGEGPEGPAGYLAGHQENADVFGQAAALEFRDSVEPVTGLAPYRDVSPATALDAVSASGIPVCHLGGWHDIWARDTTLWFRNLDNPQRMVIGPWSHNNWKNEDLAREHLRWYDHWLKGVDNGVMAEPPVRYFTMGAGAATGWKTADTWPPSAARPKELCFGGGPSGTIRSVNDGVLAGTGTPAEDDGDAYTVDYSTTSGRTTRWSDGYAGGFHYDLTPNDRKALTYTSAVQSEDLEVTGHPLVHLWVTSTHSDGAFFVHLSEVDEQGESHYVTEGVLRASYRGSGPAPFDRMGLPYQPGTRDALAPLPPGEPVELVIDLHPTSYAFSAGRRLRVSITCCDRDNARVEEITPAPVVTVHRGARHPSRVVLPVVPRA; the protein is encoded by the coding sequence GTGACGGCAACCGCACGAGGCGTGGTCGACCTCCTGCTGGAGATGCGCTCGCTGAACATCGTTCTGTGGGCGGAGGAGGGGAGACTGCGCTTCGACGCACCGGCCGGGGTGATGACGGACGCGATCCGTGCCGAACTGGTCGCCCACAAGGGCGAGATCGTGGCCTTCCTGGCGGACGCCGACATCGCGGAACGCTCGACGGTACGGATCACGATGCGTGACGGCGTCCGCCTGGCCGCCGACGTGTTCCGGCCCCGGCGCCGGGGCGCGGTCGTCGAGGAGCCCCTGCCGGTGCTCTGGTGCCACGAACGGTACCGGCGGGCCGAGACGGTGGAGGGCGGTGTGCTCACCAAACTCGACTCCCAGCCCTGGCTCAAGGAGATGCTGCGGAACGAGTACGTGGTCGTCGTCGTCGACTCGCGCGGCAGCGGCGCCTCCGAGGGGACCCGGCGGATCGAGTTCAGCCACGAGGAGGCGGAGGACGCCTTCGAGGTGACCGAGTGGATCGCGGCCCGGCCCTGGTCGAGTGGCCGCGTCGGCATGTACGGCCTTTCCTACTCGGGGATCAACCAGCTCCTGGCGGCGGCCACGGCACCGCCCCACCTCACGGCGATCCTGCCGCAGATGGCGATGTTCGACCTGTACGAGTTCCTCCGTCCGGGCGGTGTCTTCCGCGACGACTTCGCCCGCAACTGGAGCGACCTGGTGCGTGGGCTGGACACCCGAGCAGGGGCCGCCGGTACCGGCGAGGGCCCGGAGGGGCCGGCGGGCTACCTGGCGGGCCACCAGGAGAACGCGGACGTCTTCGGCCAGGCGGCGGCGCTGGAGTTCCGCGACAGCGTCGAGCCGGTCACCGGCCTGGCTCCCTACCGGGACGTCAGTCCGGCGACCGCGCTTGACGCGGTGAGCGCGTCGGGCATCCCGGTGTGCCACCTGGGCGGCTGGCACGACATCTGGGCGCGCGACACCACCCTGTGGTTCCGCAACCTGGACAACCCGCAGCGCATGGTGATCGGTCCGTGGAGCCACAACAACTGGAAGAACGAGGACCTGGCCCGCGAACACCTCCGCTGGTACGACCACTGGCTCAAGGGCGTCGACAACGGGGTCATGGCCGAGCCGCCGGTGCGGTACTTCACCATGGGCGCCGGGGCCGCGACCGGATGGAAGACGGCCGACACCTGGCCGCCGTCGGCCGCGCGCCCCAAGGAGCTGTGCTTCGGCGGCGGGCCCAGCGGCACCATCCGGTCCGTCAACGACGGTGTGCTGGCGGGGACCGGGACGCCGGCCGAGGATGACGGGGACGCGTACACGGTCGACTACTCCACGACCTCCGGCCGCACCACCCGCTGGTCGGACGGGTACGCGGGCGGGTTCCACTACGACCTCACCCCGAACGACCGCAAGGCCCTGACCTACACGTCGGCGGTGCAGTCCGAGGACCTGGAGGTGACGGGCCACCCCCTCGTGCATCTGTGGGTGACCTCGACCCATTCGGACGGTGCCTTCTTCGTCCACCTCAGCGAGGTGGACGAGCAGGGGGAGTCCCACTACGTGACCGAGGGCGTCCTGCGGGCCTCGTACCGGGGGAGTGGTCCGGCCCCCTTCGACAGGATGGGGCTGCCCTACCAGCCGGGGACGCGGGACGCGCTCGCGCCGCTGCCCCCGGGTGAGCCCGTCGAACTGGTCATCGACCTGCACCCCACGTCCTACGCCTTCTCGGCGGGCAGGCGGCTGCGCGTCAGCATCACCTGCTGCGACCGGGACAACGCGCGGGTGGAGGAGATCACCCCCGCCCCCGTCGTCACGGTCCACCGCGGCGCGCGCCACCCGTCCCGGGTGGTCCTGCCGGTCGTGCCGAGGGCCTGA
- a CDS encoding non-ribosomal peptide synthetase, with the protein MIAKSAPATVPQWLQQRAELAPDHLAVMVADTRAVTARLTYRQLWEAAGEVAGRLSALPGFRSGALVATRFPRGAGGLVAQLGAWRAGTAYLPLDLALPEARHRAILGDARPFAVLSPGGTAPAAIAVEPSAAGPQEPEALDPDAAYVIYTSGSTGTPKGIEVGHASLANLTAWHRETYGTGPEHRVGAFAGLGFDATVWETWSALASGATLLLPEGVATADIHNVCEFLDRWAVDQCFLSTPLAEQLLQLPQPPRSLRVLTTGGDKLRVHPRPDFPAAVFNHYGPTEATVVTTASGDLRRPARHGAPVIGRPIRGAEVLLVSDDGSTVEESSVPGELLIGGEVLAIGYLRDEPMTRKLFSHRPDGSRWYSSGDLCRWTPDGELEFVGRRDLQVSIRGHRVEPAEVEQAVLGVPGVGMAAVVARETDDGGELVGCYCGTAEAETVRDELARSLPGYMVPVELRRLDGIPLNANGKIDRGRLLELVGPGAPSNPGSGTTDRTGAEAGAGASTAERVTGIWSEVLGRTPAADDDFFLIGGHSLKAARVLAMTRKEFGIPLALEVMFTRSVFSDFVECVAEQLRIKEG; encoded by the coding sequence GTGATCGCGAAATCCGCCCCGGCCACCGTGCCGCAGTGGCTGCAGCAGAGAGCGGAGCTCGCTCCCGACCACCTGGCCGTCATGGTCGCCGACACGCGTGCCGTGACAGCGCGGCTGACGTACCGACAGCTGTGGGAGGCCGCCGGGGAGGTGGCCGGGCGGCTGTCCGCCCTGCCGGGCTTCCGCTCCGGGGCCCTGGTCGCGACCCGGTTCCCCCGCGGGGCGGGCGGTCTCGTCGCCCAGCTCGGTGCCTGGCGGGCGGGAACGGCCTACCTTCCCCTGGACCTGGCCCTGCCCGAGGCACGCCACCGGGCGATCCTCGGCGACGCCCGTCCCTTCGCCGTCCTGTCACCCGGCGGGACCGCACCCGCGGCCATCGCGGTGGAACCGTCGGCCGCCGGCCCGCAGGAGCCGGAGGCGCTCGATCCGGACGCGGCGTACGTGATCTACACCTCGGGCTCGACGGGGACGCCCAAGGGGATCGAGGTCGGCCACGCGAGCCTCGCGAACCTGACCGCATGGCATCGGGAGACCTACGGGACGGGACCGGAGCACCGCGTCGGCGCCTTCGCGGGCCTGGGCTTCGACGCCACCGTGTGGGAGACGTGGTCGGCGCTCGCGAGCGGGGCGACGCTGCTGCTCCCCGAAGGGGTCGCGACCGCCGACATCCACAACGTGTGCGAGTTCCTGGACCGCTGGGCGGTCGACCAGTGCTTCCTCAGTACTCCGCTCGCGGAGCAACTGCTCCAACTGCCGCAGCCACCCCGCTCGCTGAGGGTCCTGACCACCGGCGGCGACAAGCTGCGCGTCCACCCCCGCCCGGACTTCCCGGCGGCGGTCTTCAACCACTACGGCCCGACCGAGGCGACCGTGGTGACGACGGCCAGCGGCGATCTCCGCCGGCCGGCGCGGCACGGGGCGCCGGTGATCGGGCGTCCCATTCGTGGGGCCGAGGTGCTCCTCGTCTCCGACGACGGCAGCACCGTCGAGGAATCCTCCGTGCCGGGCGAGCTGCTCATCGGCGGAGAGGTCCTGGCCATCGGCTACCTGCGCGACGAGCCGATGACGCGGAAGCTGTTCTCCCACCGCCCGGACGGGAGCCGTTGGTACTCCTCCGGCGATCTCTGCCGCTGGACGCCGGACGGCGAATTGGAGTTCGTGGGACGCCGTGACCTCCAGGTCAGCATCCGCGGCCACCGCGTCGAGCCGGCCGAGGTCGAACAGGCCGTCCTCGGCGTCCCGGGTGTCGGCATGGCCGCGGTCGTCGCGCGGGAGACCGACGACGGAGGCGAGCTGGTCGGCTGCTACTGCGGGACGGCCGAGGCGGAGACGGTCCGTGACGAGCTGGCCCGGTCCCTGCCCGGCTACATGGTCCCCGTCGAACTGCGCAGGCTGGACGGCATCCCCCTCAACGCCAACGGGAAGATCGACCGCGGCCGTCTCCTGGAACTGGTGGGGCCCGGTGCGCCGTCGAACCCGGGGTCCGGGACCACGGACCGGACGGGCGCGGAGGCCGGGGCCGGCGCGAGCACGGCGGAACGGGTCACCGGGATCTGGTCCGAGGTCCTCGGCCGCACTCCCGCAGCCGATGACGACTTCTTCCTGATCGGCGGCCACTCCCTCAAGGCGGCCCGGGTCCTGGCCATGACCCGCAAGGAGTTCGGGATCCCCCTGGCACTCGAGGTGATGTTCACCCGTTCGGTCTTCTCGGACTTCGTCGAGTGCGTGGCCGAGCAGCTCCGGATCAAGGAGGGCTGA
- a CDS encoding cytochrome P450, whose amino-acid sequence MDYIALRGTGTIRRDDDLGVWIVTGFREVSELLRSPALSSAWPERGRTRLHGEQSETEGAPRTADIVRRWFMFNDAPRHQLLRGLMAPLFSAGRVAGLRPFVERTVGELLDGVPDRIDVVGGLSEPLAARVVCRVIGIPQEVAPRIAAWALDIAALLVADYLPRVVERGTKALQEIEGVVAETLRSSQVPAGSALDVLERAHQEGLIEEPDIAATASLLVFAGFDTTSTFIGKAVRALVHTGRWKDARTEHLTPVIDELLRFDTSVQQVARVAVAPVECAGHRIEPGDLVLLMLGVANRDDEVFPAPDTLDTERRTARHLAFGYGAHYCLGSGLARLEADAALTGLVERFGEAELAEPPVLRPHYGVTVLEHLWLRVRR is encoded by the coding sequence ATGGACTACATAGCCCTCCGGGGCACCGGGACGATCAGGCGGGACGACGACCTGGGCGTCTGGATCGTCACGGGCTTCCGCGAGGTGTCCGAGCTGCTGCGCAGTCCGGCGCTGTCCTCGGCGTGGCCGGAGCGCGGCAGGACGCGACTGCACGGCGAGCAGTCGGAGACGGAGGGTGCCCCGCGCACCGCCGACATCGTCCGGCGCTGGTTCATGTTCAACGACGCCCCGCGCCACCAGCTCCTGCGGGGCCTGATGGCGCCCCTGTTCTCGGCCGGACGGGTGGCCGGACTCCGGCCCTTCGTCGAGCGGACCGTCGGGGAGCTCCTCGACGGCGTGCCGGACCGGATCGACGTGGTCGGCGGGCTGTCGGAGCCGCTGGCCGCCCGGGTCGTGTGCCGGGTGATCGGGATCCCGCAGGAGGTGGCCCCCCGGATCGCCGCCTGGGCCCTGGACATCGCGGCCCTGCTGGTGGCCGACTACCTTCCCCGGGTCGTCGAGCGGGGGACGAAGGCCCTCCAGGAGATCGAGGGCGTCGTGGCGGAGACCCTCCGTTCCTCGCAGGTACCGGCCGGGAGCGCCCTCGACGTCCTGGAGCGCGCCCACCAGGAGGGCCTGATCGAGGAACCGGACATCGCCGCGACGGCGAGTCTGCTGGTCTTCGCGGGTTTCGACACCACCTCGACCTTCATCGGCAAGGCGGTGCGCGCCCTCGTGCACACCGGCCGGTGGAAGGACGCGCGTACGGAGCACCTCACCCCGGTGATCGACGAACTCCTGCGCTTCGACACGTCGGTTCAGCAGGTCGCCCGGGTCGCCGTCGCACCCGTGGAATGCGCGGGGCACCGGATCGAGCCCGGCGACCTGGTCCTGCTCATGCTGGGTGTCGCCAATCGTGACGACGAGGTGTTCCCGGCGCCGGACACCCTGGACACCGAGCGGCGTACCGCCCGCCACCTCGCGTTCGGCTACGGCGCGCACTACTGCCTGGGCTCGGGGCTGGCCAGGCTCGAAGCCGACGCGGCGCTGACCGGCCTCGTCGAGCGCTTCGGTGAGGCCGAGCTCGCCGAACCCCCCGTCCTGCGCCCGCACTACGGCGTGACCGTGCTGGAACACCTCTGGCTGCGCGTGCGTCGCTGA
- a CDS encoding AMP-binding protein, protein MTTVWDLVSEQARRTPDAQAAVGERPHTYRDLVRSVDVLAAALRETVPAGSWLAVETASPVSGAVALLAGARVGCALVPLNLDSPAAHRAFVLEDARPVAVLRSAEEGVFTVEHLDREGAEAPDDRVPGDAAYVMYTSGSSGRPKGVVVPPSALASCLQALAEVPGLRAGETMLAMTALSFDISLAEMLVPLIVGARFVVVPGEVRADPELFEEFTRLHKPDVVQATPSFWRLFLAGGGTAAAHRFRVWCGGEPLTATLAESLLGRSTELWNLYGPTEATIWATAARIESPDALSLGQPLRGMGWYLDQGEIILYGDHLASGYHGRADLTAECFSVRDTPEGSRRTYRTGDRARPAPDGSFQYLGRADGQIKLRGHRIELGEVESVLEEHVEITEAVALVRDPDRAERALIAAYVVSAGDLTAAEVSAWTRTRLPAAYCPGKVHVVRSLPRNTSGKVDRNALARPDFLESRTT, encoded by the coding sequence ATGACCACGGTGTGGGATCTGGTGAGCGAGCAGGCCCGGCGCACTCCTGACGCGCAGGCCGCCGTCGGCGAGCGCCCGCACACCTACCGGGACCTCGTGCGGAGCGTCGACGTCCTCGCCGCCGCCCTCCGCGAGACGGTGCCGGCGGGGTCCTGGCTGGCGGTGGAGACCGCCAGCCCGGTGAGCGGGGCGGTGGCCCTGCTCGCGGGCGCCCGAGTCGGCTGCGCGCTCGTCCCCCTGAACCTCGACAGCCCGGCGGCCCACCGCGCGTTCGTGCTGGAGGACGCCCGTCCCGTCGCGGTGCTCCGGTCGGCGGAGGAAGGCGTGTTCACGGTCGAGCACCTCGACCGCGAGGGCGCGGAGGCCCCGGACGACCGCGTCCCGGGCGATGCGGCCTATGTGATGTACACGTCGGGTTCGAGCGGGCGCCCCAAGGGCGTCGTCGTCCCCCCTTCCGCACTGGCCTCGTGTCTCCAGGCGCTCGCGGAGGTACCGGGCCTGCGGGCGGGCGAGACCATGCTGGCGATGACGGCCCTGTCCTTCGACATCTCGCTGGCCGAGATGCTGGTGCCGCTGATCGTCGGAGCCAGGTTCGTCGTCGTACCGGGCGAGGTGCGGGCCGACCCCGAGCTCTTCGAGGAGTTCACCCGCCTCCACAAGCCCGATGTGGTCCAGGCGACGCCGAGCTTCTGGCGGCTGTTCCTGGCGGGCGGCGGGACCGCCGCCGCCCACCGCTTCCGCGTCTGGTGCGGCGGTGAGCCGCTCACCGCGACCCTCGCCGAGTCGCTGCTCGGCCGGAGCACGGAGCTCTGGAACCTCTACGGGCCGACCGAAGCGACCATCTGGGCCACCGCCGCGCGGATCGAGAGCCCCGACGCCCTCTCCCTGGGACAGCCCCTGAGGGGTATGGGCTGGTACCTGGATCAAGGGGAGATCATCCTCTACGGTGATCACCTGGCGAGCGGCTATCACGGCCGGGCCGATCTGACCGCCGAGTGCTTCTCCGTCCGGGACACGCCCGAGGGCTCGCGGCGCACCTACCGCACCGGGGACCGCGCCCGCCCGGCTCCGGACGGCTCGTTCCAGTATCTGGGGCGGGCTGACGGACAGATCAAGCTCCGCGGCCACCGCATCGAACTCGGTGAGGTGGAATCCGTACTGGAGGAGCACGTGGAGATCACGGAAGCCGTGGCCCTCGTGCGCGATCCCGACCGGGCCGAGCGCGCCCTGATCGCCGCCTACGTGGTGTCCGCCGGCGACCTGACGGCCGCTGAGGTGAGCGCGTGGACGCGCACCCGGCTGCCCGCCGCCTACTGCCCCGGCAAGGTCCACGTGGTGCGGTCGCTCCCGAGGAACACCTCGGGGAAGGTCGACCGGAACGCCCTGGCCCGCCCCGACTTCCTGGAAAGCCGCACGACATGA